From a single Candidatus Defluviilinea gracilis genomic region:
- a CDS encoding ParB/RepB/Spo0J family partition protein, with amino-acid sequence MAKRTGLGKGLDALIPGGKVSTGGEAGGVTQVSIDSIQRNPRQPREKFDTAELENLAASIREHGVIQPLIVSPGRGGMYTLIAGERRLQASRKAGLKTVPVVIRSATDQQLLELALIENVQRADLNPIEEAEAYQNLAKEFKMSHEIIASRVGKSRVAVTNTIRLLDASAAVKQALVDGRISEGHARAMLSLSAKAQEHLLNQIFNLDLSVRSTEMLARKLSGQRPVVKKKSGRSPNVNDVEKKLQSSLGTKVALKHGKRGGTVTIYYYSDEELDSLLEKLT; translated from the coding sequence ATGGCAAAACGTACCGGTCTCGGCAAAGGACTCGACGCGCTCATCCCCGGCGGAAAAGTATCCACGGGCGGCGAGGCGGGCGGAGTCACGCAAGTCTCCATTGATTCGATCCAGCGCAACCCGCGTCAGCCGCGCGAAAAATTCGACACGGCGGAGTTGGAGAATCTCGCCGCGTCCATCCGCGAGCATGGAGTGATCCAGCCTCTCATCGTCTCGCCGGGACGCGGCGGTATGTACACGTTGATCGCCGGTGAGCGGCGTTTGCAAGCCTCGCGCAAAGCCGGATTGAAAACGGTGCCGGTCGTCATCCGCTCGGCGACGGATCAGCAATTGCTCGAACTCGCGCTCATCGAAAACGTCCAACGGGCGGACTTGAATCCGATCGAAGAGGCGGAGGCATATCAGAACCTTGCCAAAGAATTCAAGATGTCGCATGAGATCATCGCCTCACGTGTGGGAAAAAGCCGGGTCGCGGTGACCAACACGATTCGTCTGCTTGACGCGTCGGCGGCGGTGAAGCAAGCGCTCGTAGACGGGAGAATCTCCGAGGGGCACGCGCGCGCGATGTTGTCGTTATCCGCCAAAGCGCAGGAACACTTGCTAAATCAGATTTTCAATCTCGATCTGAGCGTGCGGTCAACTGAAATGTTGGCGCGAAAACTTTCAGGGCAACGACCCGTCGTGAAAAAGAAATCAGGTCGAAGCCCGAACGTGAACGACGTGGAAAAGAAATTGCAGTCCAGCCTCGGCACGAAGGTCGCTCTCAAACACGGCAAACGCGGCGGCACAGTGACGATCTATTATTATTCCGACGAGGAATTGGATTCACTGTTGGAAAAATTGACGTAA
- a CDS encoding amidohydrolase, translated as MYLTVKSLHAAWVNTKAMQLANITASTPDPHNGQIQRDASGNATGILLETAMGLVGKVIPEPTIQEITDAIEKAQHNLWRMGLTGVHDFDRRESFMALQTLHAEKKLKLRVLKNLPVELLDEIHAIGLRGGFGDDMLRIGNVKVFMDGALGPHTAAMFQPYSGEESNRGILNMDGEELFEHGRKAAQVGLGLTVHAIGDRANHEALNAYEQLRNYEKENHLPAHRHRIEHVQVIHPDDAPRLGKLNVIASMQPIHATSDMLMADQFWGERARLAYAWKTQLDFGATLALGSDAPVESPNPFWGLRAAVTRRRADGSPSVEGWYPEQKLSTPQAFAGYTLGAAYAAHMEDRLGKLAPGFLADLIVLDIDPFTCNPTELLALESSATMVGGEWVYSSL; from the coding sequence GTGTATCTCACAGTCAAATCGCTTCACGCCGCGTGGGTCAACACAAAAGCCATGCAACTGGCAAATATCACCGCGTCGACACCTGACCCGCACAACGGACAAATCCAACGCGATGCAAGCGGCAACGCGACCGGCATCCTGCTTGAAACCGCGATGGGACTTGTTGGAAAAGTCATTCCCGAACCGACGATCCAAGAAATTACAGATGCCATCGAAAAGGCGCAACACAATTTATGGAGGATGGGACTCACCGGCGTCCACGATTTTGACCGCCGCGAATCGTTCATGGCATTGCAAACGCTTCACGCGGAAAAGAAATTGAAACTGCGCGTGTTGAAAAATCTGCCCGTCGAACTGCTCGACGAAATTCACGCCATCGGTCTGCGTGGCGGATTCGGCGATGATATGCTCCGCATTGGCAACGTCAAAGTATTCATGGACGGCGCGCTCGGTCCGCACACGGCGGCGATGTTCCAGCCATACAGCGGCGAAGAATCCAATCGCGGCATCCTCAACATGGACGGCGAAGAACTCTTCGAGCATGGGCGCAAAGCCGCGCAAGTTGGGCTGGGTCTCACGGTCCACGCCATCGGCGACCGCGCCAATCACGAAGCGCTGAACGCGTACGAGCAACTCCGCAACTATGAAAAAGAAAATCATCTGCCCGCACATCGTCATCGCATCGAACACGTGCAGGTGATCCATCCCGACGACGCGCCGCGCCTCGGCAAACTCAACGTGATCGCATCCATGCAACCGATCCACGCGACCTCCGACATGCTGATGGCGGATCAATTCTGGGGCGAGCGGGCGAGACTTGCCTACGCTTGGAAAACCCAACTCGACTTCGGCGCGACGCTCGCGCTGGGGTCCGACGCGCCGGTCGAATCGCCGAATCCGTTTTGGGGATTGCGCGCCGCTGTCACCCGCCGTCGCGCCGACGGTTCTCCCTCTGTGGAGGGCTGGTACCCGGAACAAAAATTGTCCACGCCTCAGGCGTTCGCGGGCTACACCCTCGGCGCCGCCTACGCCGCCCACATGGAAGACCGCCTCGGCAAACTTGCGCCCGGCTTCCTCGCCGATCTCATCGTCCTCGACATAGACCCGTTTACTTGCAATCCAACTGAACTGCTCGCGCTGGAATCCTCGGCTACAATGGTCGGCGGAGAATGGGTATACTCTTCGTTGTAA
- a CDS encoding response regulator transcription factor, giving the protein MAKRILIVDDEPRYLRLLEANLRTEGYEVVTAQDGLQAVSVFSDQPVDLVLMDVMMPKLDGFGATQRIREFSSVPIIILTAKGDEQDRVRGLDLGADDYLVKPFSATELLARVRAVLRRAQPPSEAGQSRFFTHDNLKIDFARAEVWRGESPVSLSATEYRLLLQFAHHVGKIMTSEELLTSVWGPEYRSDKEILWVSIARLRQKLEDDAHSPKHIVTRSGLGYLMPPIEE; this is encoded by the coding sequence ATGGCAAAACGAATTTTGATCGTAGACGACGAGCCTCGATATTTGCGCCTGCTGGAGGCAAACCTGAGAACGGAAGGCTACGAAGTCGTCACAGCCCAGGATGGACTGCAAGCGGTCAGCGTTTTTTCAGACCAGCCGGTGGATCTTGTGTTGATGGATGTGATGATGCCCAAGCTAGACGGTTTCGGCGCCACACAGCGCATCCGCGAATTCTCCAGCGTTCCCATCATCATTCTGACCGCCAAAGGCGATGAACAAGACCGCGTGCGCGGGCTTGATCTCGGCGCCGACGATTACCTCGTCAAACCATTTTCCGCCACCGAATTGCTGGCTCGCGTGCGCGCGGTGTTACGGCGCGCCCAGCCGCCCAGCGAGGCTGGACAGTCCCGCTTCTTTACGCATGACAACTTGAAGATCGATTTTGCCCGCGCCGAAGTATGGAGGGGCGAATCGCCCGTTTCACTTTCCGCCACAGAATACCGGCTCCTCCTTCAATTTGCCCATCATGTGGGCAAGATCATGACCTCGGAAGAATTGCTGACCAGTGTGTGGGGACCCGAATACCGCTCTGATAAAGAAATCCTCTGGGTGAGCATCGCCCGCTTGAGGCAAAAACTCGAGGATGACGCGCACAGCCCCAAACATATCGTGACGCGTTCCGGGCTTGGGTATCTGATGCCTCCCATCGAGGAATAA
- a CDS encoding CpaF family protein encodes MATPIATNFTQLTSSDLLKFKRYLVDAVSRSLEGESLMDSNRAEFISSRLSEAYVQTRVNLPKDLRAQIFNDIIDELSGLGPIQPLLDDPDISEVMVNGPKKVFVEKNGKLAKSPVAFDDDNHVLRIIDRIVLPLGRRVDADSPTVDARLPDGSRVNAVIPPVAIDGPSITIRKFKKDKLTIQQLINFESLTSHMAEFIRACVVARLNVVISGGTGSGKTTLLNVLSSYIPEGERIITIEDAAELQLQQDHVMRMETKTADTDGKGAVTIRDLVRNSLRMRPDRIVVGEVRAGEALDMLQAMNTGHDGSLTTVHANSPRDAISRIETLVLMAGMDLPLKVVRQQISSAVDLIIQQTRLKDGARKVTAITEVVGMEGDTVVLTDIFKFEQTGMGPDNKIIGELKPTGIRPIFSPRLEVAGFKLGAEIFMPGTPGRNQRR; translated from the coding sequence ATGGCAACGCCCATCGCGACAAACTTTACGCAACTTACCTCCTCCGACCTGCTCAAGTTCAAACGCTATCTGGTCGATGCGGTCAGCCGTTCGTTGGAAGGCGAATCGCTGATGGACAGCAATCGCGCAGAATTCATTTCTTCGCGGTTAAGCGAGGCATATGTTCAAACCAGAGTGAACCTGCCCAAAGACCTGCGCGCGCAAATCTTCAACGATATCATCGACGAACTGAGCGGATTGGGACCGATCCAGCCGCTGCTCGACGACCCGGATATCAGCGAGGTCATGGTCAACGGACCGAAAAAAGTGTTCGTGGAAAAGAACGGCAAATTAGCCAAAAGCCCGGTGGCGTTCGACGATGACAATCACGTTCTGCGGATCATCGACCGCATTGTCCTGCCGTTGGGCCGCCGCGTAGACGCAGACAGCCCTACTGTGGATGCCCGCCTGCCGGACGGTTCGCGCGTCAATGCCGTCATTCCACCGGTTGCCATCGACGGACCCTCCATCACCATCCGCAAATTCAAAAAAGACAAACTCACCATCCAACAATTGATCAATTTTGAGTCGCTCACGTCGCATATGGCAGAATTCATCCGCGCCTGTGTTGTCGCGCGGCTCAATGTGGTCATCTCCGGCGGCACAGGCTCCGGTAAGACCACGCTCCTCAATGTGCTTTCCAGTTACATCCCGGAAGGGGAGCGCATCATCACCATCGAAGACGCGGCGGAACTGCAACTCCAGCAGGATCACGTCATGCGCATGGAAACGAAAACAGCCGACACCGACGGCAAAGGCGCGGTTACCATCCGCGACCTTGTGCGCAATTCGCTCCGCATGAGGCCCGACCGCATTGTGGTGGGCGAAGTGCGCGCGGGAGAGGCGCTGGATATGTTGCAAGCCATGAACACAGGTCACGACGGCTCGCTGACCACCGTCCACGCCAATTCGCCGCGCGACGCGATCTCGCGCATCGAAACGCTCGTGTTGATGGCTGGCATGGACCTGCCGCTGAAAGTGGTGCGCCAGCAGATCTCCTCGGCAGTGGATCTGATCATTCAACAAACGCGTTTGAAAGACGGAGCGCGCAAAGTGACCGCGATCACCGAAGTGGTTGGCATGGAAGGCGATACTGTCGTGCTGACCGATATTTTCAAGTTCGAACAAACCGGCATGGGACCCGATAATAAAATCATCGGCGAGCTCAAACCCACCGGCATTCGTCCGATCTTTTCCCCGCGCCTCGAGGTGGCTGGCTTCAAACTCGGCGCCGAAATCTTCATGCCCGGTACTCCCGGGCGAAACCAACGGCGGTAA
- a CDS encoding transcriptional regulator, translating to MDSKTQITIRTKKIGVLMRDARLAARRSIPECAQAIGVKAGAFRAYEDGRKSPSLPELEALVFFLDLPIHHFWGKEIRSEVAAPHEKIDLSKLLAVRQRKIGALLRQERNNTSISIRTLAQETGISSARIKAYELGERPIPLPELEVLLQALHGRVESFFDRSGPIGQWMMNEEAIQTFLELPEELRQFVSMPVNRPYIELAMKLSNMSRDKLRSVAEDILDITL from the coding sequence ATGGATAGCAAAACCCAGATCACGATTCGTACGAAAAAAATCGGCGTGTTGATGCGCGACGCGCGGCTTGCCGCGCGCCGCTCGATTCCGGAATGCGCGCAAGCCATCGGCGTAAAAGCCGGCGCGTTCCGCGCGTATGAAGACGGGCGAAAATCGCCTTCTTTACCGGAACTGGAAGCGCTCGTTTTCTTTTTGGATTTGCCCATCCATCACTTTTGGGGGAAGGAGATTCGTTCGGAAGTTGCGGCTCCGCACGAAAAGATCGATCTTTCCAAACTTCTGGCTGTTCGCCAGCGGAAAATTGGCGCGCTCCTCCGGCAGGAACGAAACAACACTTCCATATCCATTCGAACGCTTGCGCAAGAAACGGGGATCTCCAGCGCGCGCATCAAAGCCTACGAGTTGGGCGAACGCCCCATCCCGTTGCCCGAACTCGAAGTATTACTCCAAGCCCTGCATGGGCGGGTCGAATCGTTCTTCGACCGCAGTGGACCCATCGGGCAATGGATGATGAACGAGGAGGCGATCCAGACCTTCCTCGAACTCCCGGAAGAACTGCGCCAGTTCGTCTCCATGCCGGTCAACCGCCCGTACATCGAACTGGCGATGAAACTCAGCAACATGTCGCGCGATAAATTGCGTTCGGTTGCCGAGGATATTCTCGATATCACCCTCTAA
- a CDS encoding GNAT family N-acetyltransferase produces the protein MINTLVRPADSNDHRQLSNLIFHETRLHRHLDWRSPLDWLGGPFYWALDDRGRIDAALACPPEAPGAHWIRFFAHNGSWSADNAWSLLWHEARKTVAHTGGGAVAAIVMQPWFEQLLAHSGFETRQGIVMLEWAYQPWARKEAAGVQIRKMTEADLPCIEKIDLSAFGVLWHNPIDTLRAAFSKALFASIAEGDRGIIGYQITTGERQRAHLARLAVTPAAQGHGIGRFLVGDLLTRLLDHGIGKLSVNTQSDNGSSLALYKKLGFTRTGEQYPVYVFDVNSMEASWQNESIR, from the coding sequence GTGATCAACACTCTCGTGCGCCCAGCGGATTCAAACGACCACAGACAACTCTCCAACCTGATCTTTCACGAGACTCGCCTGCACCGTCACCTGGATTGGCGTTCGCCCCTCGATTGGCTGGGAGGTCCGTTTTATTGGGCGCTCGACGACAGAGGTAGGATCGACGCCGCGCTGGCTTGCCCGCCGGAAGCGCCCGGCGCGCATTGGATCCGTTTTTTTGCGCATAACGGCAGTTGGAGCGCCGATAACGCCTGGTCGTTATTGTGGCATGAGGCGCGCAAGACCGTGGCGCACACCGGCGGAGGCGCTGTCGCCGCCATCGTCATGCAACCCTGGTTCGAACAACTCCTCGCCCACAGCGGATTCGAAACGCGTCAGGGGATTGTGATGCTCGAGTGGGCGTATCAGCCGTGGGCGCGGAAAGAAGCGGCGGGGGTTCAAATCCGAAAGATGACCGAGGCTGACTTGCCTTGCATTGAAAAAATAGACCTCTCCGCATTCGGAGTGTTATGGCATAACCCGATCGACACCTTACGCGCCGCTTTTTCCAAGGCGTTGTTCGCCTCGATTGCCGAGGGCGATCGGGGGATCATTGGGTATCAGATCACTACAGGAGAAAGGCAACGCGCGCATCTCGCGCGTTTGGCAGTGACTCCCGCCGCGCAGGGACACGGCATCGGCAGGTTTCTGGTCGGCGATCTGTTGACGAGGCTCCTCGATCATGGGATCGGCAAACTCAGCGTGAACACGCAAAGCGACAACGGTTCGTCGCTGGCGTTGTATAAAAAACTGGGCTTCACCCGCACGGGCGAGCAATATCCGGTGTATGTGTTCGATGTGAACTCGATGGAGGCATCATGGCAGAACGAATCGATTCGATGA
- a CDS encoding thioredoxin domain-containing protein, translating into MNADKKSKRQLRREQMNKQSARNRLVVGGIITLIAAFFLYAILRPILAPIADVVAVESHERYMADGNSMGDPNAKIQITEYSDFQCPFCKRHYLEVEPLLEQYYIDTGKVFFTYRSAGNFVSQGGGGGNTESEDAAEAAYCAADQGKFWQMHDALFQNNRDVENQGSFFPRRLSEIAAVAGLDVNQYQECFDSGQYKDRVRQDQTDATAAGLQGTPYFVVTYTVNGETKSSVVNGAQPFSEFQVTLEAILNEIGAQ; encoded by the coding sequence ATGAACGCCGATAAGAAAAGCAAACGCCAACTGCGACGCGAGCAAATGAACAAACAAAGCGCGCGCAACCGCCTGGTCGTTGGCGGCATCATCACCCTCATCGCGGCATTTTTTCTCTATGCCATTCTTAGGCCCATCCTGGCGCCGATTGCGGATGTGGTAGCCGTTGAATCCCATGAACGTTACATGGCAGACGGTAATTCCATGGGCGACCCGAATGCAAAGATCCAAATCACCGAATATTCCGATTTCCAATGCCCGTTCTGCAAACGTCATTATTTGGAAGTGGAACCGCTTCTCGAACAATATTACATTGATACCGGCAAGGTGTTTTTCACCTATCGTTCGGCGGGGAACTTTGTCAGCCAGGGTGGCGGCGGAGGCAATACCGAATCGGAGGACGCCGCGGAAGCCGCCTACTGCGCCGCCGACCAGGGCAAGTTCTGGCAAATGCACGACGCGTTGTTCCAAAATAACCGCGATGTGGAAAACCAGGGGTCGTTCTTCCCGCGCCGGCTTTCGGAGATCGCCGCTGTGGCTGGGCTGGATGTCAATCAATATCAAGAATGTTTCGACAGCGGACAATACAAGGACCGCGTCCGGCAAGATCAGACTGACGCCACCGCGGCAGGTTTGCAGGGCACGCCATATTTCGTGGTCACGTACACCGTCAACGGTGAGACAAAATCCAGCGTGGTGAACGGCGCTCAACCGTTCAGTGAATTTCAGGTCACTCTGGAAGCCATACTCAACGAGATCGGCGCGCAGTAA
- a CDS encoding rhomboid family intramembrane serine protease, giving the protein MNQETPLRPIEPAPAPQMVRIALPQSAPYVTYALIGVTVFVYLLQLASQAFLNFDFPVGMLAKSNDLIRDGQLWRLFTPALVHGGFAHIGFNMYALFIFGVGLERAFGHGRFFLLYVLGAFAGNVMSFLFTTGVSVGASTAIFGLIGAELVFLIQNRKIFSHQFRSAIGNVIFIIFVNLFMGLAPSIDNWGHIGGLFGGVMFASFAGPLWDVEGIPPMLQLVDQRESRSVFTGAIVTTVIFGALAVWGLLR; this is encoded by the coding sequence GTGAATCAGGAAACGCCTCTTCGTCCCATTGAACCTGCTCCCGCTCCCCAAATGGTTCGCATCGCCCTGCCCCAGTCCGCGCCGTATGTCACGTATGCCCTGATCGGCGTGACGGTGTTCGTGTACTTGCTCCAACTGGCGAGTCAGGCTTTTCTGAACTTCGATTTCCCCGTCGGCATGTTGGCAAAATCCAACGACTTGATCCGCGATGGTCAACTCTGGCGGTTGTTCACGCCTGCGCTCGTGCACGGAGGGTTCGCGCACATCGGCTTTAACATGTATGCCCTGTTCATCTTCGGCGTCGGGCTGGAACGCGCCTTCGGACATGGGCGCTTCTTTCTGCTGTATGTGCTCGGCGCGTTTGCGGGGAATGTGATGTCGTTCCTTTTCACAACCGGGGTGTCGGTCGGCGCGTCTACCGCGATCTTCGGGTTGATCGGCGCAGAGTTGGTGTTTCTTATCCAGAATCGAAAAATATTCTCGCATCAATTCCGAAGCGCGATCGGCAATGTGATCTTTATCATTTTTGTCAATTTATTTATGGGTCTCGCCCCCAGCATCGACAATTGGGGCCACATTGGCGGACTCTTTGGCGGCGTGATGTTCGCCTCGTTCGCCGGTCCGTTATGGGATGTGGAAGGGATTCCGCCCATGCTGCAATTGGTAGACCAACGCGAGTCGCGCAGTGTGTTCACCGGCGCGATCGTGACCACGGTCATCTTCGGCGCGTTGGCGGTATGGGGGCTTCTTCGGTAA
- a CDS encoding guanylate kinase: MSEFDFQSPQPLLIVISGPSGAGKDTVMQRMQERGLPFHFVVTATTRHKRTGELHGRDYLFVSNDEFARMITEDELIEHAIVYGDYKGIPKQQVREALASGKDVIMRLDVQGAETVRKMAPEALMIFITTQNEDELVHRLETRKTETADSLAIRIATARKELNRLEAFDYVIVNRDFQLDKTVDTIRAIIDAEHHRVKPRKVTL, encoded by the coding sequence ATGTCCGAATTCGATTTTCAATCTCCACAACCACTCCTCATTGTGATCTCGGGCCCCTCGGGCGCGGGCAAAGATACGGTGATGCAGCGTATGCAAGAGCGCGGATTGCCGTTTCATTTTGTGGTCACTGCCACCACGAGACACAAACGCACCGGCGAATTGCACGGGCGCGACTATCTGTTCGTGTCGAACGATGAGTTCGCGCGCATGATCACCGAGGATGAGTTGATTGAACATGCCATCGTTTATGGCGATTACAAGGGCATCCCAAAACAGCAGGTGCGCGAGGCGCTTGCCAGCGGTAAGGATGTCATCATGCGGCTTGATGTGCAGGGCGCGGAAACGGTGCGCAAAATGGCGCCCGAAGCGTTGATGATCTTTATCACCACGCAGAATGAAGATGAGCTTGTCCATCGCCTCGAAACGCGCAAGACTGAAACCGCCGATTCGCTCGCCATTCGCATTGCCACGGCGCGCAAAGAACTCAATCGTCTGGAAGCGTTCGATTACGTGATCGTCAACCGTGATTTTCAACTGGACAAAACGGTGGATACCATCCGCGCCATCATCGACGCGGAACACCATCGCGTCAAACCCCGAAAGGTGACATTGTGA
- a CDS encoding zinc ribbon domain-containing protein has product MPTYDFVCNTCNQRFDVFMSFAEYGKKPVTCAHCNSKDVRRRMTKVRIAKSDDSRMDSMADDFSGFEGLEDDPKAMGRMMRKMGKEMGEDLPAEFDEVVDRLESGQSPEEIEKAVPDLGAGGDDE; this is encoded by the coding sequence ATGCCCACCTACGATTTTGTCTGCAACACCTGCAACCAACGCTTCGACGTGTTCATGTCGTTTGCCGAATACGGCAAAAAGCCGGTGACCTGCGCTCACTGCAACAGCAAAGACGTGCGCCGCCGCATGACGAAGGTCCGCATTGCGAAATCGGACGACAGCCGCATGGACTCGATGGCGGACGATTTCAGCGGATTCGAGGGGCTCGAAGACGACCCCAAAGCCATGGGGCGCATGATGCGAAAGATGGGAAAGGAAATGGGCGAAGACCTGCCCGCCGAATTTGACGAAGTGGTTGACAGGCTTGAATCAGGTCAAAGTCCCGAAGAGATCGAGAAGGCTGTCCCCGATCTCGGCGCGGGCGGTGATGACGAATAA
- a CDS encoding ClbS/DfsB family four-helix bundle protein → MTDEQFIPGNKSELMSEIEREWKSLMEVVEKLQKANKLTTPDAGGWSPKDNLAHLTEWMNILMGYHMDKRPAHEVMRVEPEVVRGWDMDVINPVLFERNRNRSLDDVLDELRRVYAELARKLDTLPFEELMKPRRADDPEKRPLLLWVLGDSAEHFAEHRATIEKML, encoded by the coding sequence ATGACCGACGAGCAATTCATCCCCGGTAATAAATCCGAATTGATGTCTGAGATCGAGCGCGAGTGGAAATCCCTCATGGAGGTGGTGGAAAAACTCCAAAAGGCGAATAAATTGACAACGCCGGACGCGGGCGGGTGGAGTCCGAAAGATAATCTGGCGCATCTGACCGAGTGGATGAACATCCTGATGGGTTATCACATGGATAAACGTCCGGCGCACGAAGTTATGCGCGTGGAGCCTGAGGTGGTGCGAGGCTGGGATATGGATGTGATCAACCCTGTGTTGTTTGAAAGAAACCGCAACCGTTCGTTAGATGACGTGTTGGATGAATTGCGGCGCGTGTATGCGGAGTTGGCGAGGAAGTTGGATACCCTGCCGTTCGAAGAGTTGATGAAGCCTCGCCGCGCGGACGACCCTGAGAAACGACCTTTGCTGTTGTGGGTGTTGGGCGATTCGGCGGAACATTTTGCGGAACACCGCGCGACGATCGAGAAGATGTTGTAG
- a CDS encoding Type 1 glutamine amidotransferase-like domain-containing protein, with amino-acid sequence MPTLHLLSTPGDRDIRWVVDACKPHLQDKDEPTIAFMPLASLNVNRWLDYTVRSFEKLARVELIDTDRMELPKMESILRKAHVVYISGGNTFLLNHRLHISGLMPYLRKKVQSGLPVVGFSAGMIVCGPNILTSKDMNSVETDHFDGLNASLFNFVAHYDADAYGQSPMHDDWLSEYHSFHDNPVIMLSDGAYVKVDGKKTTLVRGGAWVLRKDEEKIKVDEGESIVP; translated from the coding sequence ATGCCCACTCTTCATCTCCTCTCCACGCCAGGCGACCGCGACATTCGTTGGGTGGTTGATGCGTGCAAGCCTCATTTGCAAGATAAAGATGAGCCGACGATTGCGTTCATGCCGCTGGCTTCGTTGAACGTGAATCGCTGGCTGGATTACACTGTCCGCTCATTTGAAAAACTTGCGCGCGTCGAGTTGATTGATACCGATCGGATGGAACTGCCGAAGATGGAATCCATCCTCCGCAAGGCGCATGTGGTTTACATTTCGGGCGGCAACACGTTTTTGTTGAATCATCGCCTGCACATCAGCGGATTGATGCCGTATCTTCGTAAAAAAGTTCAATCGGGGTTGCCCGTTGTTGGATTCAGCGCGGGGATGATCGTGTGCGGACCGAACATCCTCACATCCAAAGATATGAACTCTGTAGAGACGGATCATTTCGATGGTTTGAACGCCTCACTGTTCAATTTTGTTGCGCATTACGATGCAGATGCCTATGGACAATCTCCTATGCATGATGACTGGCTTTCGGAGTATCATTCATTTCACGACAATCCCGTGATCATGCTCAGCGACGGCGCGTATGTGAAAGTGGATGGGAAGAAGACGACCCTTGTCCGCGGCGGGGCGTGGGTGTTGAGAAAAGATGAAGAGAAGATAAAAGTTGACGAGGGCGAATCAATCGTCCCGTAG
- a CDS encoding DUF2442 domain-containing protein, giving the protein MNTPGPLVRVKSVEPLENFRVRVIFQNEVQKEIDLEKFLRGEIFEPIRNNPEMFRAVKVVGGTIGWDNGADIDPDVLYYDLKPAWMEETVNS; this is encoded by the coding sequence ATGAATACACCTGGTCCGCTGGTTCGCGTTAAATCGGTCGAGCCCCTTGAAAATTTTCGGGTTCGCGTCATATTTCAAAACGAAGTTCAAAAAGAAATTGACCTTGAAAAATTCCTGCGCGGCGAAATCTTCGAGCCGATTCGCAATAACCCCGAGATGTTTCGCGCTGTCAAAGTCGTTGGGGGAACAATCGGTTGGGACAACGGCGCAGATATTGACCCCGATGTTTTGTATTACGATTTAAAACCTGCATGGATGGAAGAAACGGTAAATTCGTAA
- a CDS encoding DUF4160 domain-containing protein: MPRVSEFFGIVIYMYYNDHMPPHFHAEYGEHEAIYEIETLDVSRGGLPRRAHALVIEWASQHRAELKDDWERARLEKPLEKIEGLE; the protein is encoded by the coding sequence ATGCCGCGTGTTAGTGAGTTCTTTGGGATCGTGATTTATATGTATTACAACGATCATATGCCGCCTCATTTTCATGCGGAATACGGCGAACATGAGGCGATCTATGAAATTGAAACTCTGGATGTTTCGCGCGGCGGTCTTCCGCGTCGCGCTCATGCTTTGGTGATTGAATGGGCTTCCCAACATCGTGCAGAATTGAAAGATGATTGGGAGCGTGCTCGATTGGAGAAACCTTTGGAAAAGATCGAAGGATTAGAGTAG